Proteins found in one Alicyclobacillus cycloheptanicus genomic segment:
- a CDS encoding sigma-54 interaction domain-containing protein — translation MIPAFLALNVLDTPILFFNEHDQLTWANDAAHATFSELKMGQVWNTMPFPDGYLYQLHAFSHEFTVGTLVECIRNEDISIRSENHVLQARNRELERLLDAASDELFVTDGDGRILLVNQSTESFYEMKLEDIIGRTVFELEEQRVFYPSVTAMVLRERRRQTILQKTRDGRNLAVTGTPVVNDNGDIVRVISTAIDLHQLAFFQPEMRQNGNPYDFGEAPAEAPFDTKIIAESQPMRDLQRRINRLASFDAAVLLMGETGVGKNVLANHIHKISRRSSEPFVEINCATIPDALFESELFGYERGAFTGSNRSGKPGKVEVAHGGTLFLDEIGEIPLHMQSKLLDLVQNHTFTRVGSVHSKTVDVRIIAATNRDLREMVEKGLFRADLYYRLDVIKLHVPPLRERLADIPALSMAILSDLAKRHRQPPKTLHPSTVSVLQSYPWPGNIRELHNVLEQVVVWQDAQIILPIHLPEHVQHHSQQPSMDIHHPGGDDDIRPLEGGLSELLNRYERQVLQHALARWGTTYAIAEQLKVSQPTVSRKLKKHGLI, via the coding sequence ATGATTCCTGCATTCCTCGCGTTGAACGTCCTAGATACCCCCATCCTCTTTTTTAACGAGCACGACCAACTCACGTGGGCCAATGATGCAGCCCATGCGACATTCTCAGAGTTGAAGATGGGTCAAGTATGGAATACAATGCCCTTTCCCGATGGATACCTCTACCAGCTCCATGCCTTTTCGCATGAATTCACAGTCGGAACGCTTGTTGAGTGCATCCGAAACGAAGACATTTCCATTCGTTCGGAAAACCATGTACTTCAGGCTCGCAACCGGGAGCTCGAACGGCTTCTGGACGCGGCATCCGACGAACTGTTTGTCACCGATGGGGACGGGCGGATTCTCTTGGTGAACCAATCGACGGAATCCTTCTATGAGATGAAACTAGAAGACATCATCGGAAGAACTGTGTTCGAATTGGAGGAACAACGCGTCTTCTACCCGTCCGTAACAGCCATGGTATTGCGGGAGCGGCGCCGGCAAACCATCCTTCAAAAGACACGGGACGGACGAAACCTCGCCGTCACTGGCACACCGGTCGTCAATGATAATGGAGATATTGTACGGGTAATTTCAACAGCCATTGACCTGCATCAACTGGCATTCTTCCAACCTGAAATGAGACAAAATGGCAACCCGTACGACTTCGGTGAAGCACCGGCAGAAGCACCGTTTGACACGAAAATCATCGCGGAGAGCCAACCCATGCGCGACTTGCAAAGGCGCATCAATCGCCTTGCGTCTTTTGACGCAGCCGTTCTGCTGATGGGCGAAACCGGCGTGGGAAAGAATGTACTCGCAAATCACATCCACAAGATAAGCCGACGCTCCTCCGAACCCTTCGTAGAAATCAACTGCGCAACCATCCCCGACGCTCTGTTTGAAAGCGAATTGTTCGGGTACGAGCGGGGTGCCTTCACTGGGTCAAACAGAAGTGGAAAACCTGGAAAAGTGGAAGTTGCCCATGGAGGCACACTGTTCCTTGATGAAATTGGGGAAATTCCGCTTCACATGCAATCCAAACTACTCGACCTCGTACAGAATCACACCTTTACTCGTGTGGGAAGCGTTCATTCAAAAACAGTCGATGTACGAATTATCGCGGCTACCAATCGAGACTTGCGAGAGATGGTGGAGAAGGGCCTGTTTCGCGCGGATCTTTACTATCGGCTCGATGTCATCAAGCTGCACGTGCCGCCGCTGCGTGAACGGTTGGCTGACATTCCGGCATTGAGTATGGCGATTTTGTCAGACTTGGCGAAGCGGCATCGACAGCCGCCGAAGACGCTGCATCCATCCACGGTTTCCGTTCTACAGTCGTACCCTTGGCCCGGCAACATTCGGGAACTGCACAACGTTCTCGAACAGGTGGTTGTGTGGCAGGACGCACAGATCATATTGCCCATCCATCTCCCAGAACACGTACAACACCACAGCCAGCAACCGTCGATGGACATACACCATCCAGGAGGGGACGACGACATCCGTCCGCTCGAGGGTGGACTGTCAGAATTACTGAATCGTTACGAGCGCCAAGTGCTGCAGCATGCGCTGGCGCGGTGGGGGACGACCTACGCGATTGCTGAGCAGCTGAAGGTCAGTCAACCAACGGTGTCACGAAAGTTGAAAAAGCACGGGCTGATTTGA
- a CDS encoding MarR family winged helix-turn-helix transcriptional regulator: protein MDSGYMDQFLTYWQAINRHLRRGMLSAGTEHITRLQWMLLRHVHKASNTTMGSLAEKFGVRPSTVSQMTDRLEKAGLVTRLSGTQDARQKVVRLTPKGEELIHQVEAVWAERLVQGLNHFTDSELAQLIELLGRLANAMRDANTNDETNTNIETN, encoded by the coding sequence GTGGACAGTGGCTACATGGACCAGTTTCTGACGTACTGGCAGGCCATCAACCGGCACCTGCGACGAGGCATGCTGTCGGCAGGCACGGAACACATCACCCGCCTTCAATGGATGTTGCTGCGGCATGTGCACAAGGCGTCGAACACGACGATGGGCAGCCTGGCCGAGAAGTTTGGTGTTCGCCCCAGCACCGTTTCACAGATGACGGACCGCCTGGAAAAAGCGGGCCTGGTGACTCGCCTGTCGGGAACGCAGGACGCCAGACAAAAGGTCGTGCGGCTGACGCCAAAGGGCGAAGAACTGATTCATCAGGTGGAAGCCGTTTGGGCAGAGCGGCTGGTCCAAGGACTCAATCACTTCACGGACTCAGAGCTGGCGCAGTTGATTGAACTGCTCGGCCGGTTGGCGAATGCCATGCGGGATGCCAACACAAACGATGAGACCAACACAAACATTGAAACCAACTAG
- a CDS encoding MFS transporter, with the protein MLLRRYKDKTVLHLQIARTLRSITQGIAVVDLTLYLKDLHWSGAAIGAVMSAAGLVGAALILLVGIMSDRLGRKPFLIVYEILTAIAALLMVFTTQPVILTLIIVLTGFGRGQNGAAGPFTPAEQAWMAARVPQSERGSVFSTNTALGFFGMAIGALVAGTPSLWREQLPGALGFHPLFVLMFLISLACVTVIATAPTGKTVDTASTHTRNPAPPAPALSNKATESTIRRQENRNMAKLAAVNVLNGLAIGFMGPMMSYWFSTKFGVSSSEIGTTLAVSFLLTALSSLITGFLTRRFGMVRSVVWLQLFGIAMVILLPLAPTFWLASAIYVIRSAFSRGTQGARSALSSSLTRDQRRGFSVSMNSLAMRLPSAIGPTLSGTMLDAGIFTVPFLITGALQLCSTLLYGRLFRGFDVHGSDEERPAHPDDQRKEST; encoded by the coding sequence ATGCTGCTGAGAAGATACAAAGATAAAACCGTGCTGCATTTGCAAATCGCCCGTACCCTGCGCAGTATCACGCAAGGCATCGCCGTCGTGGACTTGACGCTCTACCTCAAGGACTTGCATTGGTCGGGCGCCGCCATTGGCGCCGTCATGTCGGCGGCCGGGCTGGTGGGTGCCGCGCTGATCTTGCTCGTCGGCATCATGAGCGATCGACTCGGCCGCAAGCCGTTTCTCATCGTCTACGAAATCCTCACCGCCATCGCCGCGTTGCTCATGGTTTTTACAACCCAGCCCGTCATTCTGACCCTCATCATCGTACTCACGGGCTTTGGCCGCGGTCAAAACGGGGCTGCTGGGCCGTTTACGCCTGCAGAACAAGCATGGATGGCTGCCCGCGTCCCCCAGTCTGAGCGCGGCAGCGTATTCAGTACCAATACGGCACTGGGCTTCTTTGGCATGGCCATCGGCGCGCTGGTCGCCGGCACCCCGAGTCTGTGGCGTGAACAACTGCCAGGTGCGCTCGGGTTCCACCCGTTGTTTGTTCTGATGTTCTTGATTTCGCTGGCCTGCGTGACTGTCATTGCGACGGCACCCACCGGCAAGACGGTGGACACGGCTTCCACGCACACGCGAAACCCAGCACCCCCCGCGCCAGCGCTCAGCAACAAAGCGACCGAGTCCACGATTCGACGCCAAGAGAATCGCAACATGGCAAAACTCGCGGCGGTCAATGTACTCAACGGCCTCGCCATCGGTTTCATGGGGCCGATGATGTCATACTGGTTCTCTACGAAGTTCGGCGTGTCCTCATCGGAAATCGGCACCACCTTGGCGGTGTCCTTTCTGTTGACCGCATTGTCTTCACTCATCACCGGCTTTCTCACCCGGCGGTTCGGCATGGTCCGGTCTGTCGTCTGGCTGCAGTTGTTTGGGATCGCGATGGTTATCCTGCTCCCCCTGGCACCGACGTTCTGGCTGGCATCCGCGATTTACGTCATCCGTTCCGCCTTCAGCCGCGGGACGCAAGGCGCTCGGTCGGCCCTCAGCAGCAGTCTCACGCGCGACCAGCGGCGCGGGTTTTCGGTGAGCATGAACTCGCTGGCGATGCGTCTGCCGTCCGCGATTGGGCCGACGCTCTCAGGTACGATGCTCGATGCGGGGATTTTCACCGTCCCCTTCCTGATTACGGGCGCCCTGCAGCTGTGCTCGACGCTGTTGTACGGACGGTTGTTCCGAGGCTTTGATGTACACGGCAGCGATGAGGAACGCCCAGCCCACCCGGACGACCAGCGGAAGGAGTCGACGTAA
- a CDS encoding ABC transporter ATP-binding protein yields MQEMRELRAGAGLGGHGGGNRWQMRELAKGEHFDWPIIRRALEAFVPYWKHAILVSFVILATSVGGVVPAWLTQQIIDEGIDKRRMSVVIFFTLALILTAIATGLISVLQTWLSNLIAQNVMADYRMTLFRHLQRQTVSFFASRQAGDLVSRVTNDVTAIQNVVTTTIVGFLSNLLSIAATLFMMFSMNWKLAVLAVIVVPGFVIPTQRVGRARQELQAKIQEWLSRMTVQLSESLGVSGALLIRIFNRQAAEEAQFAESNARLRDLQVRQALIGRWLFMWLGMFSSIGPALLWGYGGWLVIHHQIGLGVIVAFTTLLSRLYGPLNQLAQVHVSVLSSVALFRRIFALLDTEPEVRDGDVSIPPNSVQGQIRLEHVWFSYPSTGEAKAPQDAPVRWALKDVSLTIEPGETVALVGPSGAGKTTLLNLIPRFSDASRGQLYLDGMDVKSLTLTSLRSQMGLVPQDPFFFHDTVVNNLRLAKPDATQAEMEAACRAAQIHDTIAALPQGYETVVGERGYRLSGGERQRLAIARVLLQNPKIVLLDEATSSLDTVVERQIQEALAVLLQGRTAVMIAHRLSTILKSDKIVVMEKGRVIAVGTHHSLVHHNPLYTRLYETQFQVEP; encoded by the coding sequence ATGCAGGAAATGCGCGAACTTCGTGCAGGCGCCGGCCTTGGCGGACACGGCGGCGGCAACCGATGGCAGATGCGGGAACTTGCGAAGGGCGAACACTTTGACTGGCCCATCATCCGACGCGCGCTCGAAGCGTTTGTTCCTTACTGGAAACACGCCATTCTCGTTTCCTTTGTGATTTTGGCCACATCCGTGGGCGGCGTGGTGCCAGCCTGGCTGACACAGCAGATTATCGACGAGGGCATCGACAAACGCCGCATGTCCGTCGTGATCTTCTTCACCCTGGCGCTCATCCTGACCGCGATTGCGACGGGACTTATCAGTGTGCTGCAGACCTGGCTGAGTAACCTCATCGCCCAGAACGTCATGGCGGACTACCGGATGACGCTGTTCCGGCACCTGCAGCGACAGACCGTCAGTTTTTTCGCGTCCAGACAGGCGGGTGACCTGGTTTCCCGTGTCACCAACGACGTGACGGCCATTCAGAACGTGGTGACAACCACCATTGTCGGATTTCTGAGCAATCTGCTGAGCATCGCTGCAACCCTGTTCATGATGTTCAGCATGAACTGGAAACTGGCCGTCCTCGCCGTGATTGTCGTGCCTGGGTTTGTCATCCCGACCCAGCGCGTTGGGCGCGCACGCCAGGAGCTTCAGGCGAAAATTCAGGAGTGGCTCTCGCGCATGACTGTACAGCTGAGTGAGTCGCTCGGCGTCAGCGGCGCGCTGCTCATCCGCATTTTCAACCGTCAGGCGGCCGAAGAAGCGCAGTTTGCCGAGTCCAACGCCAGATTGCGTGACCTCCAGGTTCGTCAGGCCCTCATCGGCCGCTGGCTCTTCATGTGGCTTGGCATGTTTTCGTCCATCGGTCCGGCGCTGTTGTGGGGCTATGGCGGCTGGCTGGTGATTCATCACCAGATTGGCCTCGGTGTCATTGTGGCCTTCACCACCTTGCTCTCCCGCCTGTACGGGCCGCTCAATCAGCTGGCCCAGGTGCATGTGAGCGTCCTCTCTTCCGTCGCGCTGTTCCGGCGGATTTTCGCGCTGCTCGACACCGAACCGGAGGTGCGCGACGGCGATGTGTCGATTCCGCCAAACAGCGTACAGGGACAAATCCGGCTGGAACATGTGTGGTTCTCGTATCCGTCAACCGGCGAGGCAAAGGCACCGCAGGACGCGCCGGTTCGGTGGGCGCTCAAAGACGTCAGCCTGACGATTGAACCCGGCGAAACCGTCGCCTTGGTCGGCCCAAGCGGTGCTGGCAAGACCACGCTGCTCAATCTGATCCCGCGTTTCTCGGACGCCTCGCGGGGGCAGCTGTACCTGGACGGGATGGATGTCAAAAGCTTAACCTTGACCTCGCTCCGCTCACAGATGGGCCTGGTCCCGCAGGATCCGTTCTTTTTCCACGACACCGTGGTGAACAATTTGCGTCTTGCCAAGCCAGATGCAACCCAGGCGGAGATGGAGGCGGCCTGTCGCGCCGCGCAAATCCACGACACCATCGCGGCGCTGCCGCAAGGGTATGAGACGGTCGTCGGCGAGCGCGGATATCGCCTGTCCGGCGGCGAACGCCAGCGCCTTGCCATTGCGCGCGTGCTGCTGCAGAATCCAAAAATTGTCCTGCTTGATGAAGCCACCAGTTCGCTGGACACGGTGGTCGAACGACAAATCCAGGAGGCGCTGGCGGTTTTGTTACAAGGACGTACCGCGGTCATGATCGCGCACCGGTTGTCGACGATTTTAAAGTCGGACAAAATTGTGGTCATGGAGAAGGGACGGGTCATCGCCGTCGGAACACATCATTCTCTGGTCCATCACAATCCGCTGTATACCCGATTGTACGAGACGCAGTTTCAGGTCGAACCGTAA
- a CDS encoding glycerol-3-phosphate dehydrogenase/oxidase, which produces MTESSFAAEASAGPFAGACSAAARRSYLQQAAAGELDVLIIGGGITGAGVLREASLRQARALVVEQGDFASGTSSRSSKLIHGGLRYLAQGQVALVREVSRERDVLQRIAPHLVHRQPVLIPLYTDIGMRPLTARMGLTLFDRLAGVDSEHRHQSLKRAQVLEKVRSLRTERLVGGLQYDEFSTNDARMVVETLKAACQRGCAAMNYARVDALTYADGRVTGAVVTDVLTGERYPLRARAVVNAAGPWVDHVRSLDTAQRDAAMNAKRLHLTKGIHLVFSQARFPLDLTVMFPGVDERTLFAIPHGDCTYVGTTDTDYDGDPGAPTVTPADVRYLLDCIHQVFPDVDVSAADIIGCWAGVRPLLHEPGKSPSQISRRDEIIVSPSGLISVAGGKLTGFRKMAERAWAAAAEHAGMQPAWARPLKASLTEPLGGGGEIGQDALEACVDRGVPASVAKRWVSTFGSAWPSLCDLYASDKAMQTCLDAPRQLVAAEIAYLVRHEMAVRLEDVLVRRTDYYHFSAGHGRSVAHPIAKVMAELLGWDANRMAAEVEDYETYVRTCQGPAVYGST; this is translated from the coding sequence TTGACGGAGTCGTCCTTTGCGGCGGAAGCATCGGCGGGGCCATTCGCGGGGGCATGTTCGGCCGCTGCACGCCGGTCATACTTGCAGCAAGCCGCGGCTGGAGAACTGGATGTGCTCATCATTGGCGGCGGGATCACGGGAGCAGGCGTGCTGCGTGAGGCATCGCTTCGTCAGGCGCGCGCCTTGGTCGTGGAGCAGGGCGACTTTGCCAGCGGCACGAGCAGCCGTTCGTCCAAATTGATTCACGGTGGGTTACGCTACCTCGCCCAAGGCCAAGTGGCCCTGGTGCGAGAGGTGAGCCGAGAGCGGGATGTGTTGCAGCGCATCGCGCCGCACCTCGTGCACCGCCAGCCCGTTTTGATTCCCCTGTATACCGATATCGGCATGCGTCCGTTGACGGCCCGGATGGGGTTGACCCTGTTTGACCGTCTCGCGGGTGTAGACAGTGAGCACCGCCACCAGTCGCTGAAACGGGCGCAGGTCCTGGAGAAGGTGCGCAGCCTGCGGACAGAGCGCCTCGTTGGCGGGCTGCAGTATGACGAGTTTTCGACGAATGACGCGCGGATGGTGGTGGAGACCCTCAAAGCAGCTTGCCAGCGCGGATGCGCCGCGATGAACTACGCACGCGTCGATGCATTGACGTATGCGGACGGGCGCGTCACCGGCGCCGTGGTGACGGACGTCCTGACCGGTGAACGCTATCCTCTGCGAGCGCGTGCGGTGGTGAACGCTGCTGGCCCGTGGGTCGATCACGTTCGGTCCCTCGACACCGCACAGCGGGATGCCGCCATGAATGCCAAGCGGCTGCACCTGACCAAGGGCATTCACCTGGTGTTTTCACAGGCCAGGTTCCCCCTCGACCTGACGGTGATGTTTCCGGGCGTCGATGAGCGCACCCTGTTCGCGATTCCGCACGGCGACTGCACCTATGTGGGCACGACGGATACAGACTACGACGGCGACCCGGGGGCACCGACCGTCACGCCCGCCGACGTACGCTATCTCTTGGATTGCATTCACCAAGTATTTCCTGATGTTGATGTGTCCGCAGCGGACATCATCGGGTGCTGGGCCGGCGTGCGCCCGCTCCTGCACGAACCCGGTAAGTCCCCGTCGCAAATCTCGCGGCGGGACGAAATCATCGTCAGTCCAAGCGGGTTGATTTCCGTCGCGGGCGGGAAACTCACCGGGTTTCGCAAGATGGCCGAACGCGCGTGGGCGGCTGCGGCTGAACACGCGGGCATGCAGCCCGCGTGGGCACGTCCGCTGAAGGCTTCGCTGACGGAACCGCTCGGGGGGGGCGGCGAGATTGGCCAAGACGCCCTGGAGGCGTGCGTTGACCGGGGCGTGCCAGCGTCGGTGGCCAAGCGGTGGGTCAGTACCTTCGGTTCTGCATGGCCCAGCCTGTGCGACCTCTATGCGTCCGACAAGGCGATGCAAACCTGCTTAGATGCGCCGCGCCAGCTCGTCGCCGCGGAAATTGCCTACCTCGTCCGCCACGAAATGGCGGTGCGCTTGGAGGATGTCCTGGTCCGCCGCACGGATTACTACCATTTCTCTGCTGGGCACGGACGCTCGGTCGCGCACCCGATTGCAAAGGTCATGGCAGAACTGCTCGGCTGGGATGCGAACCGCATGGCGGCGGAAGTCGAAGACTATGAAACCTACGTACGCACCTGCCAGGGTCCTGCTGTTTACGGTTCGACCTGA
- a CDS encoding COG4705 family protein, producing MRHVRETPTSPGHPWFVKVPQITLYFWIVKLLSTAMGEATSDYLVTHISPYAAVLLGFVLFAGALVLQFAVRKYIAWVYWLAVVMVSIFGTMAADAVHIVLGIPYAISTAFFLLALLVLLTVWQRTEHTLSIHSITTRRREAFYWATIVATFALGTAAGDMTATTLHLGYLTSGLLFSVLLLLPALGYWKFRLNSVFAFWFSYIMTRPVGASFADWFGVSKSAGGLGVGGGPVSLVLTILIVIVVTYLAITRKDTTDGDGRIPSRPVQRPGL from the coding sequence ATGCGCCATGTTCGCGAGACACCCACATCACCCGGGCATCCATGGTTCGTCAAAGTGCCGCAAATCACGTTGTACTTCTGGATTGTGAAGCTGCTTTCGACGGCGATGGGAGAGGCGACTTCTGATTACCTGGTGACACATATCAGCCCTTACGCGGCCGTTCTGCTCGGTTTCGTGCTGTTTGCTGGCGCACTGGTTCTGCAGTTCGCTGTGCGCAAATATATCGCATGGGTCTATTGGCTGGCCGTGGTGATGGTCAGTATTTTTGGGACGATGGCCGCAGACGCCGTTCACATTGTCCTCGGGATTCCATATGCCATCTCCACGGCGTTTTTCCTCCTGGCGCTGCTCGTTCTTCTCACGGTGTGGCAGCGGACGGAGCACACGCTTTCGATTCACAGTATCACGACGCGGCGGCGCGAAGCCTTCTACTGGGCAACGATTGTGGCCACGTTTGCGCTGGGTACAGCCGCGGGAGACATGACGGCGACGACCCTGCACCTGGGGTACTTGACGTCTGGGCTGCTCTTTTCTGTCCTGCTGTTACTACCTGCCCTCGGGTACTGGAAGTTTCGCCTCAACAGCGTATTTGCCTTTTGGTTTTCGTACATCATGACGCGGCCAGTCGGCGCCTCGTTTGCGGACTGGTTCGGCGTGTCCAAAAGCGCCGGCGGACTCGGCGTGGGCGGGGGTCCGGTGAGCCTCGTGTTGACGATCCTCATCGTGATCGTCGTGACCTATCTTGCGATCACGCGGAAAGACACGACGGACGGGGATGGACGCATTCCGTCACGCCCCGTGCAGCGCCCCGGCCTGTAG
- a CDS encoding potassium/proton antiporter — MESVLLLLSVILLAGVWAARVGSRLGLPVLIVFVAIGVLLGPGGFHIASAVPLTWAHAIGYVALILILFEGGLHTSIERIRGVWAPALSLATVGVLLSSLVMGALAYFLLRLPFYPSALLGVAVSSTDAASVFTMLGGQPLRKRLVDVLEVESGTNDPMAFFLTLVLIQWSVHGTGPFWTATGAVLGTFALQMLVGLAVGIATGYLGSFANQRIKLDTGGLYPTLSLAFALLSFAVANLLHGSGFLSVYVASVVMGNRRMEHRHSIMRFHEGLAWTMHILMFVVLGLEMVPHRLVTIFLPGIGLALGALVFARPFAVWLSTLGMGFHWREKLFLSWAGLRGAVPIVLVLTATLAPGYTPNTMMDAVFFVVLASTLVQGLTVKPFAHKLSLLEPSPSEGLIELVAIARENAIVVPIEIAPESRLIDRKMVDIPFPDNTLCYAIVRDNRVIVPRGATRLKAADHLLVLSDRRHVDELRALFEGEVVGHPAFLP, encoded by the coding sequence ATGGAGTCGGTTCTCCTCCTCTTGTCCGTGATTCTGCTGGCGGGCGTGTGGGCAGCGCGTGTCGGAAGCCGACTGGGCTTGCCTGTCCTGATTGTCTTTGTCGCCATTGGGGTGCTGTTAGGACCCGGCGGATTCCACATTGCGTCGGCGGTCCCGCTGACTTGGGCGCATGCGATTGGCTATGTGGCCCTCATTCTGATTCTGTTCGAAGGCGGGCTGCACACTTCCATCGAACGAATTCGCGGGGTCTGGGCGCCAGCGCTGTCGCTGGCCACGGTCGGCGTGCTGCTCAGTTCGCTGGTCATGGGGGCGCTGGCGTATTTCTTGCTGCGTCTTCCGTTCTATCCATCCGCCTTGCTGGGCGTCGCCGTCAGCTCGACAGATGCCGCTTCCGTTTTCACGATGCTGGGTGGACAACCCCTGCGCAAGCGGCTGGTCGATGTGCTGGAAGTCGAATCGGGTACGAATGACCCGATGGCGTTTTTTCTCACGCTGGTGCTCATCCAGTGGTCGGTCCACGGCACGGGGCCCTTCTGGACTGCAACAGGCGCTGTCCTCGGGACGTTCGCACTGCAGATGCTGGTCGGCCTCGCCGTTGGCATTGCGACTGGATATTTGGGCTCGTTCGCGAACCAGCGAATCAAACTGGACACGGGCGGTCTGTATCCGACCCTGTCTTTAGCGTTCGCGCTGTTGTCCTTTGCGGTCGCAAACCTGCTGCACGGAAGCGGGTTCCTGTCCGTGTATGTCGCGTCGGTGGTGATGGGGAATCGACGGATGGAGCACCGGCACAGCATCATGCGATTTCATGAAGGCCTCGCCTGGACGATGCACATTCTGATGTTCGTGGTGCTGGGGCTAGAAATGGTGCCCCATCGGCTCGTCACCATTTTTCTACCGGGCATTGGCCTCGCCCTCGGGGCGCTCGTGTTTGCACGGCCGTTCGCGGTTTGGCTGTCCACGCTCGGCATGGGCTTTCACTGGCGCGAAAAACTGTTCCTCAGTTGGGCGGGGCTGCGCGGGGCGGTGCCGATTGTCCTGGTCCTGACGGCGACGCTCGCGCCGGGCTACACCCCAAACACCATGATGGATGCGGTGTTTTTCGTCGTGCTGGCCTCGACGCTGGTGCAGGGACTGACCGTGAAGCCGTTTGCGCATAAGCTGTCGCTGCTGGAGCCGTCCCCGTCGGAAGGGCTGATTGAACTGGTCGCCATCGCGCGGGAGAATGCCATCGTGGTGCCCATCGAGATCGCGCCGGAGTCTCGCCTGATTGACCGTAAAATGGTGGACATCCCTTTCCCGGACAACACGCTGTGCTACGCCATCGTCCGCGACAATCGCGTGATTGTGCCGCGCGGGGCGACACGCCTGAAGGCGGCCGACCACCTGCTGGTTCTGTCGGACCGCAGACATGTCGACGAATTGCGCGCCCTGTTTGAAGGAGAGGTTGTGGGCCACCCGGCCTTTTTGCCTTGA
- a CDS encoding DUF2164 domain-containing protein, translating to MILLKLPREQKQLLISDIQAYIEAEWGESIGELAAGNLLDFMLQELGPHIYNQAIRDAKDVVLQGMERVEEDVSALAQPLHRAR from the coding sequence GTGATTTTGTTGAAACTGCCCAGGGAACAAAAGCAGCTGTTGATCAGCGATATTCAGGCGTACATAGAGGCGGAATGGGGAGAATCCATCGGAGAACTTGCCGCAGGCAATCTCCTGGATTTCATGCTGCAGGAATTGGGGCCGCACATTTACAACCAGGCCATTCGCGACGCCAAAGACGTGGTGCTCCAGGGCATGGAACGAGTGGAGGAAGACGTTTCCGCGCTGGCGCAGCCCCTGCATCGCGCCCGATAG